A region from the Euleptes europaea isolate rEulEur1 chromosome 13, rEulEur1.hap1, whole genome shotgun sequence genome encodes:
- the MOSPD1 gene encoding motile sperm domain-containing protein 1 produces MQQQKRQPELVEGNLPVFVFPTELIFYADDQSTHKQVLTLYNPYEFALKFKVLCTTPNKYVVVDAAGAVKPQCCVDIVIRHRDIRPCHYGVIDKFRLQVSEQSQRKALGRKEVIAMLLPTAKEHQKEEEEKRIKEHLTESVFFEQTLCQPEHRIASSGPSLLTVFLGIVCIAALMLPTLGEVDSLVPLYLHLSVNQKLVAAYVLGLITMVILRT; encoded by the exons atgcagcaacaaaaaagacaGCCAGAGTTAGTGGAAGGAAATCTTCCAGTCTTCGTGTTCCCCACTGAACTTATATTTTATGCTGATGACCAGTCAACGCACAAACAGGTGTTGACTCTCTATAATCCCTATGAATTTGCCTTAAAATTCAAAG tTCTTTGTACAACTCCAAATAAATATGTTGTGGTGGATGCTGCAGGTGCAGTGAAGCCTCAGTGTTGTGTTGATAT TGTGATTCGTCACCGAGATATTCGACCATGTCACTATGGTGTGATAGACAAATTTCGGCTCCAGGTCTCTGAGCAAAGCCAGAGGAAAGCATTAGGGCGGAAAGAAGTCATTGCAATGCTGCTTCCCACTGCGAAGGAGcatcagaaagaagaagaggaaaaaaggaTAAAGGAACACCTGACTGAAAGTGTCTTCTTTGAGCAGACTTTGTGTCAGCCAG AGCACAGAATTGCCTCCTCGGGGCCTAGTTTACTCACAGTCTTCCTGGGAATAGTTTGCATTGCAGCTCTCATGCTTCCCACATTGGGAGAAGTGGATTCCCTGGTGCCTCTCTACCTCCATTTAAGTGTGAATCAAAAATTAGTCGCTGCTTATGTATTAG GTCTCATCACTATGGTTATCCTGAGAACATGA